The genomic interval CAACCAAAACCTGAAAGGTCGTCATGCAGATATGGCAGCTGTGACCCTAATAACCATCGAGCAAGCCGTCAGCCATGCGACCAACACCCACAGTTTCATCGCTCGACTCCTCAAGAAGGCGACCGATCCAGCAGACAAGAAGGCTCTCACAACCTGCCAAGACGCTTACCACCTGGTGATGGGTGGTTTCCAGGAAGCTGCAGCGGCTTTCTTTCTGAAAGATTATGACAGCATGTTGTTGTCCGAGAGGCCAACACCTAGAGCACAAGCTGGTTGCACCGCTATCTTTAACACCCCACCCAATCCAGCTAGCCCTGTTGGTGATAGAAATAGGCAAATGAGGATCTTAATTGCCATGGCCATTGCTGCTGGAACTGAGCTTACCAGGCCTCTTGATTCATAATCTTAATTCAGCCTTAGTCCacagagaagaagaaatgtCTTAATCTAATACAGTAGAAATAACCCATATTTAACCGTTATTACCTGTAAGAGTTTAGAGTCTCTCCTAACTCTCTTAAATTCTCAATGTATcgaaaagtaaataaattcataaacaaAAACATACAATTATATATCTAAATATACATGTTTTCAATACACATAAATTTTGATCTAAAAAACCAAATGATGTATGATAAGTACACAAGAGAGTTTAATTTCTAGATCAACTAGAAAATTGCAGTATCAGAAGAAAAATTACACCCCTTCTTCTCCTATTGCAGTATAAAATGCTATTTGATTCTCTGATCACCTTTCTCAATGATGAATGTCATTGACTTGTGTTCTTAGTCCATCTTAATGGCTAGCTTCATCATGATCTTTTTTACAAATTGTAAAAAGTTTGCAAGATGCACCTTCTCACAACAAATTTGACTaattttaattacatttttttcaataatattgttataaatcattttagtcaactctttttttgctttttaacAGCACCTCAATAGATTGATTGTAATTATTGAAGTTTCATATACTAACAATAATTACACTTCATTAATTATTTCGTTACGTATACGTTAGATTAAAACCCGAATTTATTAttgtgaaaaattaaattgttttaattggTTTCACTTATGATTATGGGAATGACATAAGTTAGGAAAAAAAGTATCTTAGAGTTTGATGATTACAAAGGAATCTCAGTATTTGAGATCATAATCTCAGTTTCTTCTTTGTCCACTAACCACCCGACCAAATTACTTAACACTatagggaaaaagaaaagggagtAGGGACAACTCAgtcataaatatttttttttatttttataaattttaaaataaaatatttaaaaaatgggTCGAAGAGAATATTATCGAAGATATTTAAATAACTTAATTTGATCATCTCGAAAAACCATCAAAGATATTGAAAATGTAAGTAATTGCAAGTGcacattttattaatctttttctaatttatttattttttgtataagATCGATTGaacttcaaatataaaatattttatttaaactctAAATCGATCATCCATgtttaatcattaataaaaattgaaaacatggACATATTCaatcaattgataaaaaaaattaagaatatgtatAATCGAAAGTAAAGATTATCTCGATTTAAATTAGGTGTGAttaatttaacataaaaatagtatcgtttttattagttttttttttgtagttctttcctcttttcatttttttccttatgaaagaaaatataaaattaataaaaaataaccattttaagaaaacaaaaacaaaactcacaaggaaaaaattataattaagaaaggagaaaaagaaaagcttttTGCGTACGGaattttatgatgaattaGCTTACAATAACAAAGCATCtatctgtctctctctctcttcccaTGGTGGCGGAGCTGCCCGGGAATCACGGTCAGCAGTGGCCCCACCATCATTGCCCATTGATCTCATGGGGCCCACTTTTCTCACCTGAAAATCACTTCATCACCGTCCAATCCAATCACACCCACAGGCCTCACCATGTTGCTTCGGAGCACCAATCGTTtctactttaatttttaaaatttatttacatGGAAAACTTCCAACtagttaaatatttattcgttttaacaattaaaaaattagcAGATTAGAgacataaaatttttgttagttatttatataatgaaatttattcacattaaacaaattattaaGGTAATTACCtaatttttttcctaaaataaaaattctataaataaatatacatatatttccTGTTTTGTCCATTGAATTTTATGtattaaacttattattaattttaatgacCTGATCATTAAAACAAcgaatgattttttattaattacaattaaataattttatttttggtacttTTCTTAGGTCAAATATTTGGTAATCCttcaaaacttaattaaattgaacCTGATTgtgattaatttgttttaaaataaatgtttaaagtcaataattaaaattcaaataaatttaatcttttatcatTTAATACATCTTAATAATGTCATTCTACCTATTAATGAATAggaaatttaataaatgcttTCGATTACCTTGCATTACTCATTCCCATTAAATagaattagaatattttataattagattCGAGTAGGGTTTgagtaataaaattattacttattaCGATTGTGGATGGTAATTACAGACTAACCACTATTTGCataagattataaataataatttttaatattaaatttaagcTTTATATactatttgttttgtttataaattacttataatttgtgtcatatttattgaaattcattaattattctaagcatgatttaaactttaatttttaatgagttaattttaatttaataatataatttttattaataactatgtaaacataatttaaattttattattatttaaattcaagtttgatttttagtttttttgtaAGTATTAATAATCCGATTCAGATACgagattttcattttaatcaaatttaaatagaatatgagtaattaaattttgaattgaattcaAGTTCAGAttcaaatatctcaaaattaacGAATATCACCCACtaacatttaataaaaatgaacacaaattaaaagcaattttcttttctcagcTTTACATTTGAATGAATAATGTAGTAGCATTTTTTtggtataaaaataatatttttaatcataaaaattaaaatcctttttcagtatttattaaataaaataatgttaaatAATAGTTAATGCTATAGAACCTAGTATTAGAGAAagtttta from Theobroma cacao cultivar B97-61/B2 chromosome 5, Criollo_cocoa_genome_V2, whole genome shotgun sequence carries:
- the LOC18600443 gene encoding uncharacterized protein LOC18600443; protein product: MASPQCYRLVLALLATSLFINPAWTDEATQNLIDHICRRMEEYAFCDNTFNQNLKGRHADMAAVTLITIEQAVSHATNTHSFIARLLKKATDPADKKALTTCQDAYHLVMGGFQEAAAAFFLKDYDSMLLSERPTPRAQAGCTAIFNTPPNPASPVGDRNRQMRILIAMAIAAGTELTRPLDS